One Streptacidiphilus rugosus AM-16 genomic window carries:
- a CDS encoding YajQ family cyclic di-GMP-binding protein: MADSSFDIVSKVERQEVDNALNQTGREIATRFDFKNVGASIEWSGDKIEMRANGEERVKAILDVFQGKLVKRGISLKSLDAGEPQLSGKEYKIFATIEEGISQENAKKVSKIIRDEGPKGVKAQVQGDELRVTSKSRDDLQAVQALLKGKDLDFAIQFVNYR, from the coding sequence ATGGCCGACTCCAGTTTCGACATCGTTTCGAAGGTCGAGCGGCAGGAGGTCGACAACGCGCTCAACCAGACCGGCCGCGAGATCGCCACGCGCTTCGACTTCAAGAACGTCGGCGCCTCCATCGAGTGGTCCGGCGACAAGATCGAGATGCGGGCCAACGGCGAGGAGCGGGTCAAGGCCATCCTCGACGTGTTCCAGGGCAAGCTGGTCAAGCGTGGCATCTCGCTGAAGTCGCTCGACGCCGGTGAGCCGCAGCTGTCGGGCAAGGAGTACAAGATCTTCGCGACGATCGAGGAGGGCATCTCCCAGGAGAACGCCAAGAAGGTCTCGAAGATCATCCGCGACGAGGGCCCCAAGGGCGTCAAGGCCCAGGTGCAGGGTGACGAGCTCCGCGTGACGTCGAAGAGCCGCGACGACCTGCAGGCCGTCCAGGCGCTGCTCAAGGGCAAGGACCTGGACTTCGCGATCCAGTTCGTGAACTACCGCTAG